GGGTCATAGTAGCTTCAAAAGAACAGCACGGGAGGATTTATTGGAGGCTCTCACTATCTCTAAAAACGAATCAATTTAACAGAGTTTATTCTTGCGATTAAAAATCCTGCACTTGCTTTTAGCAACATGATGGAAAACCTGAATATGTTAAATGACAAGCCGTCTCCGTTTTTAATGAGCGTTGAATGCAGCCGCAATGATTTGGATGTGTTCTCATCACCCAGCGACAGAAAAGAAATTTACCTGGGTGACGAGAACTCCCTGAGTCTCACCTTCAATGCCAGAAACGAGGGAGAAGGCGGAGCGTACGAGGCGGAGCTCTACGTCCGGCTTCCCAAAGAGGCCGACTACAGTGGGATAACGCGCAACAACGTGGTGAGAAAGACAAACGTCAAATTGCGAATATCTATGCCTGAAGAACTCAgaattcatctctctctctctctctctctctctctctctctttctctctctctctctctctctctctctctctctctctctctctctctctcgctctcgctctcgctctcgctctctctctctctctctatctatatattattttttatcctttttcACCTTAACATTTTATATAcgcattacattacatttagtATTTCATCAGTTCATATaacttcccttttttttctatgtcaGTTATTGTCTTTGGTTGTTTTCCAGAGTCTAACTCAGCTAACATGCAGCTATGAGACTGAAAATGAAACCCGCTTCCTCATATGCGATCTGGGAAACCCCATGAAAGCTGGCACTAGTGTAAGAACTAccatatatttaatttttttcaccATGTGTCCTCCCATCCTTCAATTAATCTTATATATGTCTTTGGTAGTTTTGGGCAGGTCTCCGTTTCACTGTTCCCAGACTCACAGACACTCAGAACACTGTACAATTTGAGCTCCAATTAAAAAGGTAGGACCCCCTTATGTAACCAGCCAGTTGAATATCTACAATTtgctgattttcttttctttgccatGTGTTTCTTGTGTGCAGTAAAAATGCAAACAACTCAGAGAGTGAAGTCATTGTGGTGGAGTTGGAGGTAGCTGCGCTGGCTCATGTCATTCTGCAGGGGTGAGACCTTCATGATGCATTGTGTATCATATTCATTTTTCATGTCTCTACTTGCGGGGGCACTGAACTTTTATATTATCCGTTTCAGAGTTTCCCGGCCAGACAAAGTCATCCTCCCACTCCCCAATCGGAGCGTCAGTCAGAGTCTGACAGACGAGCAGGGCGTCGGCCCTGAGCTTCAACAGGTCTATGAGGTAAGCAtattttggggggtgggggggggggcagaaccTCCCCCTCGCCCACCACAGGTTAGTTGATAATGACTTTCTTCTTCTCAGTTGGTCAACAACGGCCCCGGTGTTGTCAGTCAATCCACATTGGAGGTGAGATGTCCTCTGAGGTCTCACAGTCACGACCTGCTCTACCCTGTCAAGGTGCTCACCGAGGGGCCACTCAGCTGCTCCTCAAAACACGCCCTGAATGCACTCAAACTCAAGGTGACAAATGGCCAGACCAAAATATATTCCCTATAtattagtaccgtaattttcggattataaatcgcactggagtataaatcgcaccagccataaaatgcccaaaaaagtgaaaaaaaaccatataaatgtatataagtcgctcctgagtataagtcgcccccccacccaaacgatgaaaaaaaaacgcgacttgtagtccgaaaattacggtatcccTTGGTATGACTGCAAatgcctttttaaaaatatatatttctgcATTCACCTTCAGTCTCCATCTTCAAGTAGTCCCTCATCTCTGGAATCCAGCATGGAGCATCAAATCCAGAAGAGAGAGGTCAAAGGTCCCATGCCTGGACAAGGAAACTTGGTAATTCAAAACGCTATTATTTGCAACCTGGACTTTCTTTCCTGGTGTGGTTTGTGGGTTTTCTGAGGGTCTTCTGAGCCCCCACTGCCAGAAGGAAGACAGGCAAGAAGATTCTGTGCTTGCAAAGTATTTTAATTCAAGATTATTGCAATTAACACAGGAAATGGGAATATAACGAGCCCTGGTCCACATGGGCTGGTGTCTGCTGTGTTTATGAGAGGAAGTTAAATTATCTTAGTGGTTTACTGGAGTGCTTGTTGCAGAGCCGACATGACGTCTGTTTTAGACTGCCCATCTTCATTGAATTATGCGACGAAAAAAACACGGATTGTTGACTGCCACATGGCCTGTGTTAACTATTCGCAATCGCAGACATGCTCGACTGTGGAGTGCTGGCGGCTCGAGTGTCACATTGGGCGGCTGGAGAGAGGAGCTAGCGTTATCTTGAGCGTTCACTCCAGACTTTGGGTGGAGACTTTCCTCGAGGTGAGTCTCTAATTTTAACCTCATGATATTCCTTCATTGGAGCGATTTAACGGGGGAAACCCAAAGATGAACTATACTGTCCTCTAGTGGGCAGTTCAGACGTTACCTAAAAacgctttttgtctttttaatcaGTTGAACTTTCTAGACtgagagttatttaaaaaaagtgtaaaaaaagGCTCACTCTTGGTTTTTCAGTGACTGCTTAGGTGTTTCATATGTGTCTTTTCTGCTGTTGTCAGAGGGCCCACAAGCAGTTTCTTTTGGAGTGTTCGGTACAGTTCACCGTCGATAAGATGCCCTATTCCATTGCTCCAAAATCCAAACAGTCGGGATCTAAAAAGGTAAATCGTTGTGAGATTGTCCGATTCTATCGTGTTGACTTGACGGAACGGGATTACGGCTTTCTGGTGTTCAGGTGGTGATGTCCGTGCTGTGGAACAAAGTGGACGGGCTGTTCTACGTTCCCGTGTGGATCATCATCCTCGCTGTTCTAGCCGGCCTGCTTCTACTCTCACTGCTCATATATCTGCTGTACAAGGTAACGAAGCCGTTTGGGaaaattgtttatattttatttcaaactaaacaagtttgttgttattatttatcCCTTCAGATGGGCTTCTTCAAAAGGTCCGATCCGTACGGCACCACCATGGAGAAGGCCCAGCTCAGACCGCAGGCATCATCAGAAGCCTAAATCTGAGACAAAGCAactaaaatatgaaatattatcaCAATGCTAAATTATTAATGAGACATTCTAATGATGATCAGGAAATGTTGGCGCACATCGAAAGGTGTTGGATCACTGGACTGTGCATAATGCTGCACTAAAATATGAATCACCGAGATGAGGAGGGCCTGGGGTTCATGGTGCGTTGCTGtggaacattattattatttttttttttgatcgtaGTGTTTCAAGGCTATATGTTGGTTAAACTCTTTGGTATGGCTGTTAACAATTTGTGTCCCAGTCCAGAGATTCGAGGTACTTCAGCTCCCTCTATAGATCGATATATGGAGGTTGTATATACATCAGAGTTTTCAAAATCAAACTGCACTCAAGTACCGAATgaccttagaaaaaaaaattcttacatAAATATTTAACTTGCATTAATAATTTCGTCAATCCGGCTACTGTAAATGTCTGatacaagagtttttttttttttttttttgctcaccaaaTAATACACACTGGTCCTTTAAAGGTCATTTCCAGTCcaggaaacaaacaaaagcagagAACGCTCGGCTATTTTTTGTCTCTAGATCGATCCGGTCCAGTTTGCAACTGAACTTTCCGTTTGGTATTTCTTGATGTCACTGCCGTTACTTTTCATAGTAGTCATACTGTTGTTATTTATGCCATGGTGTAAGTCGATTGTGAAACGTTGTACTGTACCGCCTGCAGGACAATCCTGAACAAACTGCAATGTTGAACTTGAAAATGTTTCTCTCCCATATTGGGAGGTGTATATTGTAATGTGTGGTGTTTATATCTTGACTCAGAATAAAGCCTGATTTTGTTTACCCTTCCAAATGTAACATAGAACATTATAATATTTACTTATATGTAATTATTTATACTCTCATATTTTCATCCCCAGCGTTCCACTATGTGtgggttgtcatggtttctgtctgtgtgctgcccctcccttcctgtgtgcccatgattagtttgattattctcacttgcctctcattacctgtcgtgtatataagtcctgtctgcccctcatgcccattgtgtgttgttgtcttttttagttCCTGTTGTCGTAATGTCTTCACGTCTTTGTGTCACGTCCCCGTCGGTTAGTCCTCTAGTTATTTTGTTAAGTCTTGTCAGTTtgcaagctgcatttggtcgcacCGATCCGTGACACATCGGTTGTCCAAGTGTAGCTCTATGTTTCTGCTGATTGTGTGTTTCTGCTGAGATCCACTGCATGCATGCTCCCTCCCCACCTTTTGCTAGTTGCAATAAAAGCCCTGCTGGCACAAGGACGCTTCACTGCAGAGGAGCTCAAGTGTCCTGAGAAGTAGACGCAACGCCTGACTTGTCCTTTTGAGCCGTAAGTAACCTGGTCTTGTACATGTCAAGACAGAATATTTCCAGAATGTACGCACGCTTAATTTTGAGCATGCAGATAACTGTGTGGATGACTCAGCTGCTTATTTTGAGTGAAGGAGATACTTTTGTCAACAAGCCAAAAGGAGGATATGTTGTTGTCAAGTCAAAACAAATCCATGTCCACTATGACTCACCCGCGCTGGTTTTTCTGCTGACTGATATCTATCGCTTCTGTTGGCCCGATGACTGACTGATCCTCTGTGATGCCTGCCCTCTATTCAGCACGGAATGAGGCTGGCTTTGCATTGGCTCCATTATTTTGTGCAGTGAGTCAGCAGACCGGGTATTTATGGTTCGCATCAATGCAGGACAAAAGTGAAGGACTCATGTTAAGGGACACAGTGGGCAAGGATTAGACACATCCATTCAAATATCTTTAATAGTCAACTTTTATTTTGGGAAAGGCTGCTTGAACATGCTAACCAGTAGGTAATGAGATTAAATTGTCAAGACATATTctaaaggttttttttgttctgtccaGACGCTGCGTGGTTAGTGCATTGTAATCATGACCACTAATTTGATCAAGAATCCCAGAGGTGAAGGTAAGTTGTCTTCTGCTACAAAGTGGAGATGAGAATTGGAGaatgtggaaaataaacaaagaaaGCATCTCATGGGCATtagatcaatggatttaatgagagAATATTGTCAAAGTGAGGATTTTAGTGTTTCCCTCCCAGAGCAACTGGATTTCTGGGAGCTGACAGAGACCGGCGGTAGCGAGTGGACGGTGGAGGACATGCCGGGAGACTGCGGCCATGACTTCAGTGATACGGCTGTCACAAAATACTTTGCAACCTCCTTTGAGTGAGACTCAACCAAATTTGTCTTAATTTACATGTCTGCTCGAAAATCCCATTTAGAGGCGGACCACCATCGGAATGCATCAGAAAGAAAGTGAGCGCCACCAAACATCATCCATGTCAAACAATCTTTTTGGGCTCCTAGGCTGTGTCTGAAGAGACAAGTCATTGACTTATTGGAGCAGGGTTTCACTTGTGAGCAGCTGGACGCCCAACCTGTCGTATCAGTTGAAGActggtgaggaaaaaaaaaagcaggtggcCTCACTCAGCCGCTAAATATTGTGCTCATCCTGCAGGTACTGCGGGAGGCAGGACTGTGGCTGCACCTACCAGATAACGGTGTGTCTGCTGGATGAGAATCATGTGGTCATGCAGGAGTTCACGCCCGAACCTGTGACTCTGGACCCGGAGTGTGACGACTGCTCATGGAAGCAGGTGAGCAAACTGATGCCATACCGATCAGGATGTGGGACTCTTTGCATTTGACGTGCTGCAACTGTCTCGTCTCCAGGTCAGCCACACCTTTTCAGAGTATGGTCCCGGTCTACGTTTCATCTCCTTTGAACATGGAGGCCATGACACAAAGTACTGGGAAGGCTGGTATGGAGTGAGGGTTACTGGGAGCTCTGTTACGCTTCAGGTGTaggcaaggggggggggcatgtatTTGTTCGTGCAATGCTTTCAAGATGACCATGGTAACCTTATGCAACAGTACGGAACATCATGCATGTTTCACGCTAGGTGActgttgtatattttgggctaacgcatgttccgtagggggaaaactccgggagtgggaggggcagcttcggggacgtttagtgttgtgatgtacggcctgtgaacggacggtgttgaagaaataaagcagtattcatCACGTCGTTGCCCGAACCTTCCTTGCTACCTCAGAACCCGGAAAGTAGTAAGGACATAACAAAACTGGCGACGAGGACGTCTGGACTGACGCGTGTTGGCCGGATTCGTCTCGACGGGTGGAGTGGATTGGTGGACTGTGGCAACGTCGTGAGTAGtgtggcgaagaaaaaaaagaagagtggcCTGCTGAGGGGAGACGTCTGTAGGGCAAGCAGTGCCATACAAACAGGAACTTGTAATGGCCGGAATGATTGGCTCAATTGGTCCCTTTGACGAAAGTGTTGAACAATGGGGCTCGTATACTGAGCGTTTCGATTACTTCGCCATGGCTAATGATATAAAGGAGGAGAAGCTGGTGCCCACGTTTTTGAGTGTAATGGGGCCGAAAACGTTTACCTTGCTACGTGACCTACTGCAACCAGAAAAGCCCGGCAGTAAAACATACCGAGAAATAGTGGATGTACTGGCAAACCATCTTTCACCGAAACCCCTGGTAATCGCAGAAAGATTCCGATTTCACAGACGCAGCCAAGAAGAGGGCGAGTCGGTCACCCAGTTTGTGGCGGGCCTACGCAAGCTGGCTGAACACTGTGAGTTCCGGGAtgtgttaaatgacactttgagagacaGGCTGGTATGTGGACTTAGGAACGAGGCAGCACAGAAGAGATTACTCACAGAAAGTGACTTGACTTTGGAGAAGGCCATTAACATCAGTGTAACAATGGAAATGGCGAAAAAGGAGGCCCAGCAACTAAGTGCTACAGAAAGAGTGCACCAACTCAACAATGATAAACCGAACACGCAAGGGCCATGTTTTCGCTGTGGTAGATCTGGACATCTTGCATCAACGTGCTGGTGCAAAGAGATGGACTGTCGTAACTGTGGAAAAAGA
This genomic interval from Syngnathus typhle isolate RoL2023-S1 ecotype Sweden linkage group LG11, RoL_Styp_1.0, whole genome shotgun sequence contains the following:
- the fbxo2 gene encoding F-box only protein 2 isoform X1 gives rise to the protein MTTNLIKNPRGEEQLDFWELTETGGSEWTVEDMPGDCGHDFSDTAVTKYFATSFELCLKRQVIDLLEQGFTCEQLDAQPVVSVEDWYCGRQDCGCTYQITVCLLDENHVVMQEFTPEPVTLDPECDDCSWKQVSHTFSEYGPGLRFISFEHGGHDTKYWEGWYGVRVTGSSVTLQV
- the fbxo2 gene encoding F-box only protein 2 isoform X2, coding for MPGDCGHDFSDTAVTKYFATSFELCLKRQVIDLLEQGFTCEQLDAQPVVSVEDWYCGRQDCGCTYQITVCLLDENHVVMQEFTPEPVTLDPECDDCSWKQVSHTFSEYGPGLRFISFEHGGHDTKYWEGWYGVRVTGSSVTLQV